The nucleotide window CTATATTTTTGGCTTTTAATTTAGAGAAAAGTTAGGCAGGCTTATGTCTCCTGTCTATGATCGTTTTCTAGGAATTTCAGTGAATTTTGTTAACATGAAGGTTCTCTCTGAAGCTATTTTACTTTTTGGGCAAAATATTCAAAAGGTTTGATTGTTCTCTATGTGTGCATAACTTTCAGTACTCCAGCAGTGTTacagtgttattattttactgCGCAATACATTGTGAATTTCTCTGAAATTTGGAGAGAGTCGATCCACAGCACTTACGTATGCACTCAGAAATTTTGTTATTCCCAGGCAcagtttccttgtttgtttgtttttgtttttttgtaaagtaTGTATCGAATTTATAGTTTTGTGAAAAAGACCTGCTGTACATTTCTAAGAAGTcttagattgatagaaagaggataaaaaagataCAACTGGTTcaatataacatttattttataCTGTTTTTAGGGACAAGATATAATTTACTAAGGCTTCTTCTTGAAGCTTCGCTGAATTATCAACCATTAGGAAGAAGAGAACAATgagcaggagaaagaaaatatcatattttattttaatgtctCACTAGTAAATCATTTAAAATTAAGAAGgccatataattttcattattagtaatactatttcTGTGATGTCAGATTGCTGTATGAGGATTCCATGTTCACCAAGGTATTATGTAATTACTATAAAGACATTTACTATTGAGTGCTATTTTTTAATTCAAGGGGTTGATATAAGCAAACTTAATTAGAAATATATTTAGTTATGAAATAACAATATGAGAGGATTGTTTAAcgtaaaagtagaagaagaaaaaatattttcaaggAGTATATGGTCTTGAGATTTGAACATCAGTCTCACAATATTAAAAAGTAGGGTAGATAATATTTACTGTGTATTAGATTGAGAAAGAAATCAATATGGGTAACTAGTTTAAAAATATAATGTAGTAAATTTTATTTAacaggattttgtgtgtgtgtgtgtgcgtgtgcgtgtgcgtgtgtgtgtgcgtgtgcgtgtgcgtgtgcatgcacatatgcatatgtatatgttaaggtGTTTGTTTTTGAAGAAAAGAATTGATCAGTTTCAACACATCAGATTTTCTCCCCAAGGCaaacttatttttttaattacttcagccagtcattattattttgtatgattTTGAATCTTGCCGCTCACTATTGGTTACTGACTTAGATATTATAAaaactactgttattatataaGATTCTGCTTTCAGGCCAGAATGTCAGGCTCAGGTCACAGGCTTCCTTGGGGCTCGCTACAAAAAGTTTGCGACTATGACAGAGGCTGAAGAATTTATAAAAGGGAGCTCATCATCAAATGTCATAGACAACCGACAGGCATCATCTCCAGTCACATCAAATAAGATAGATATTAGAAGCTCAGCAGCAAGTGCCAGAGAAAAGGTGAAACAGAAGTCACTGAATGTAAACACAGCATTTGCAAAAAATGATAGTAAGTTTGtgtaattgtatcattatcatcattactgtttttgttatttgtgtttttattgttattattactattatgattattatgattatttttatcattatgattattattattattattattattattattgttttgttgttattgataacaatattattattattattattattattattactattattattgttattgttattattgttgttattattactattattattgttgttgttgttattgataacaatactgttattattgttactatcattgttattattgttttatgcaGTCATTACTAGGaaccattatagttatcattgaagataataataaccacatttTTAAAAGATTTCATCTTGCTTACAGTAACTGATTCCTTACTCACTGGGAGTTATATCTGTAGTGTATTCTAAAAGTCTTACATATTTAGTAACCTGCTGTAGTACATGATCATACTTTTATAGTTCAGGGTGCTAGTGTAAGAATACAGTGCTGTTAAGTAGCTGTATAAACATTTTTGCTAGGTATGAATTGGATAGTCTttattacagataataatgatgatggcagatTAAGCCCAACACTCGTACAAATGAAGCAAGATATGAAGAGGTTGCAGAAAGAGTTATCAGATCTGAGGTCCAAGTTTGATGAGTACGTTGCTGAAAAGTCAAGAGGATCAGGGTTCACCTCGCAGACTCAGGGCTTCCACACGTCTGCTGTTGTGCcgggcaagaggaagagggaaaagagtcgAGAGGAAGTAATCGATCTCGATCTTGACGAGCCTTCAACGAGCATCAGAAAGACGGACTTCACTGACAGTCGAAGTGACAACACAAAGTTCGTCACCGACAATGACGGATTCCTGATAGTATTTACAGATGGCGCTTGCGAAAGCAATGGCCGAGTGGGAGCGAAAGCAGGTGTTGGAGTGTACTTTGGGAGAAATCACCCACTGTAAGTTTGCCTTTACctctttgtttgtattatttgtttttgttttcatggaAGATTTTCTATATTGTTGCAATATGCAGAGGCCTATGTACAAAGCTagtacacaaaacacaaaatcatGTATAATATCTTATcaaaaagattttaaaagaagCAAATGTGCCACTTTTTCAGCAATGTCGCCGAGCCAGTCCGAGGAAGACCAACCAACAACACGGCAGAAATCCAAGCTGCTACATATGCCCTAGAGTTAGCGCATGCCTCAGGTGTGTATTTCTCTAAGAATTTACAACAGACAATAAATTtatgtttaagatttttttttttttcattatttttggtcACATTATAATGTttcaaaaaataatttacattttGAAATTGCATTTTCAAGCAGTGTCCCTTTTAAAATGGTACATTTTTTGTTCATTCCCAGTTCCgtattgtttctttttgttatgtGTTTCCATCAAAAGGTTATAGTAATCCCAAACTTTTGTCAATTATTCTTATCTTCTTAATCCCTTATGTCATTTAAAGATTTCAAACAGGCATAAACAGAACTTTCTGTTTTCAACTTCTCTGTCTGATAATCAAAGTATGCATTGCCAACTATCAGTTCCTTCCTTAACAGTCCCTGCTTTTGGTTTGCAGGTTTTGACAAAGTGGCAATTCATACAGATTCGCAGTTCATGATCAACTGCATGACCTCGTGGTTGAAGAGCTGGAAGAGGAACAACTGGAAGAAGAAGGACGGGGAGCAGGTGAAGAACAAGGACGACCTGATGGACTTGGACAAAGCCTCGGAGGGGTTGATGGTGAAATGGGTGGGTGTGAATCTTTATTGAGaaatcttgcttttttttcttctgtctgtgtttgtccctCCTCTgtcattctcgttttctttctagttcgttctcactctctcgctctctcgctctctctctctctctctctctctctctctctctctctctctctctcgtctctctctcgtctctctctctctctctctctctctctctctctctctctctctctctctctctctctctctctctctctctctctctctctctctctctctctctctctctctcgctctctctcgctctctctcgctctctctcgctctctcttttgctctctctctctcttttgctctctctctctcttttgctctctctctctctttgctctctctctctctcttgctctctctctctctctctctctctctctctctctctctctctctctctctctctctctctctctctctctctctctctctctctctctctctctctctctctctcaatcactcatgcTAGGTGGCTTCCTATTGTTATGAACCTACTTTAAGTTGTACACACTAAATAGTTATTGCTGTGGGCAATGGGGAGCAACAGCTCTTGAAAAGTAGGTGTATGAATGCTCCCACACTTCCCACAAATTTTTAAATCGAGTAGCTGACTGCACACAGAGCCTGTCACAGGGATTGGTATGATTCTGGGAAATCCTATTTTGAGTGGGAGTATACTAAGAGATTGGAAGTAACATAACAATTAAACACATGAGAAGAAAGCACTTCACAGtgtaaattaacaaacaaaaaatcaaaatatacacatagaaatgattatgaaaatcataAACCCAGTAATGTTACATCACAGAGAATGCAAAACTAATTATGTGAATGTAAGGTACTTTTAGACATAAAAAACCCTTATTACATctttagtaaaaataacaaagggCATATACTGCAAAGATAACACTATCACTATGCATTTTTGATTGTGTAATTGTCTTCAAATTATGTCTAATATGCTAATTCTGCATTACTGTGGAATAAGGTTTAAGTGGACAAAGTTATTTAAAATACAAAAATGGCTTCAATATCGTACAACATATTtactgaaaattattatattaaaatgttttagattacttttaagaaaaatattgtattattaaaaatatatttagtgGTTGAAAGGTATGGGCCCATGTACAGTCTTAACCCAGTgttgctgggaaaatgctgtgctcatttcagaattttttgtgaaatgtctctgcaagtgcttagccacaaaggagtcaattagaagaccttgtgaccttacctaatttcacctttctagAATTTgcatgaaatttttttttttttcccagtacCCTCAATATCAgtggcattatttttattatattataattttattgacattagtaatagcaatataagatgaCATAACATATAATCTCATAATTAGtgcattggtgacttagtacaagtggagccatctatatgtaacagcAATTAATAAAGtagactcacagtgggcatgatatgtacatacatgccatgctcatTGGTTTTGGGTTAACAAGTGGTACATGAAAAAGTACCAGTACTTTAAATCATTTGCAACAAGTTTACAATCCCATATCCACAACCCCTTTGGCCCAGCTGCATTTCTGGGTTTAGATTTTTTTAAGTTTTCAGATATAGAGATAGCTCTCCAAGTGGTATCTTAGGCTTTACCACATAATCAAACATTGCTACTACagcaaaaatatattaaaacacacacttaTTTGGGTAAATAAAGACTATGGATATTATTGTAGTTTATTATAAAGTAACACATTCATAGCACACTGTTAATATGCTATATGACCTTTTTGACTGacagtttatttattcatttattttattttgtttaaattttttattagaGCTTTCTGTTTTTTAGAATATTGGATAGGAGAATGCAAACTCGTATGAACTAATTGTTTGCACCTTGACCCATTATGGACTACATACAATATCCTTAGACACAGAATAAAACAATTCTGACAAAGGTTCTGGATAATTTCTTTGCAGTATGTCTTCGTGTAAATTAGTAATCCTGTGACTAATTTGTCATGTTCGTCACTAATGTGTATGCAAGAGTACCTTATCTTTGTAAGATTGAAAATGAATTCATCCTGATCATATGCTATCaagaagagtagaaaagaaaCTCTAGGCTTCAGCTATGTTGTTGCCCATTGCTGATTGAGCATGCCAGGCCCTTAGACTTAGTCACTTGCCTTTTGAGGTTCTCTTATCAAAGCAAGAGAGACTAAACCTCATGTTATATCCTGAGTTGTTATAGGGGTAAGAAATGTTAGGATTTAGATGTAGTTTGAAGAGGTGTTATATTTGATAGAACAAGACAAATTTGTTACAAGTAGCAGCACACTGATGAGCTGAAAAGATCAAAGACCATGCAGGCAAGAGGGAGGTCTCCAGACTGGACAGCTAAATATATTTGCTACTCTTTTGTGTATGTGATTACATTAAGATGAGTGTCAAGGAGTTTAAGCAGTCTAAGGGCTAAGTAGATAGATGACCAATTTGcccatggtcacacacacacaaacacacacacacacacacacacacacacacacacacacacacacacacacacacacacacacacacacacacacacacacacacacacacacacacacacacacacactctctctctctctctctctctctctttctctttctctgtctttctctgtctttctctgtctctttctttgtctctttctctgtctctttctctctctctctctctctctctctctctctctctctctctctctctctctctctctctctctctctctctctctctctctctctctctctctctctctctctctccctctccctctccctctctcctctccctctcctctctctccctctccctctctctctctctctctctcctctccctctctctctctctctctctctctctctctctctctctctctccctccctccctccctcattggtGCAAGAGTCTATGGTAATTAGCTTACAGATGAGATGTACTGATGTGTGACATAGACTTATGAGGGTAGAACTGATGATGTATGGTGTGTTAATTAGGATTGATACAGGTGTTTAAAAAATTATGCTATGAGAGCAGATATGTTTTCTGGCTTATTCTTCATTTAGATGATTATGTACTCGTTGGTATATGCAGTGTCCATTTGATTTTTAAAGTTTAAATTTGTAAACACCCAGATAACTTCACAAATGCTCAGTTACCAAGGAGGCATTTACAGGCCCTACCTGATCTCACCTGGTTACCCCACTCCATGAATATTCAGGGAAGAAGTGTctgttgcaatcattattatcatcattttgttatcatcagtatgagAATGGATGGAATAAGTAGGTGAGGTTAGGTAGGCCTAATAATTTACACCTAATGATTAAGGGTTTCTGCagtcctctgtgtgcaaggaagatCAGGAAAACAAAACCACAGTGGACAGTACATGTGAACAACACTCCCAGTGCCAACACAGTTTAAATTGGAGGTGTTATCTTGAAGACCAAATgttttctttctatatgtttttccattgcatttataaacatatttgacCCCTCTGTCTTTACAGGTACATGTGAAAGGTCACTCGGGCAATGTTGGTAATGAAGAAGCAGACAGACTAGCCAGAGAAGGTGCAAAACTTTATAAACAAGATCAGCAGTATTAGCACAAATGCATTTGATAGTGCTGGAGTAGACTGTATACTGTGTTCTTCCAAGTTAATATGAATTATGTCTTTTCTTTggataaatgtaatatatttggATACATTAAAGGCTGTGATGAATAGTCGTTTTGTCTTGATCACTTTGTTAACCCACTGGCCACGGATGGCAAAGGTCATTGCCATGCTCACtttaatttagtttattaaaattagtcaccaaggagtctgtttacccatttccttgattttcggaaagatactgtttttatgattttgtttttattattattagtgttccaGTAATATATTAATTTCCTATAAATTCAAGGAGTGCAGAAATCAGGCATGATCACTTGGgcttagtaattgactccttagtggctGATTATGCCATGTGTGGGCAAGAAATTCACAAAGAACTACTGTGAACCATACATAAACCCACAGCCAATGGGGGTTAAAAGGTAGAATTAAGATTGCTCATGCTGTTATGTACTTTATTTGTGAACAGGCAAACACTGATTTAACCATTTTGATTTGTTCTATTTCAAAAGTTTTGGAGGTAGTAGAaactattttcatatttattttcatataggtAAAATGGAATAGTTTTTCATGTATGCCAAGTTCTGTTTATAATTTACTGTAGTACTGCATTGAAAGTATCACCAGTAATACCATTGCCTTTAATCAGATCTCAGATCTCCCTGTTCACTAGATATGATAAAGTGTTGTAGATTTTGTCATAGGAACTTGATGGGTGTAGTAAATGTCATCATACATCTGTGATAAGTGATATATTTGCCTAAATTTACTCTATAGTAAGATCATGGATCGTTATTAAAGCCAGaccttatttttatattctaaacATGTCATGTGATATAGCTTGTTCTTCAGGCTCAGgattattttttatcagtgcTAGTGCTTTGAGTATAACCCTGATATAGAACTTTTTTTGCGACTTGCAtggttattttcttgattttatcaTAACGTTAttactgtatgtttgtataagggaccaatatttttttttaaaggagggGCTATGAGAATCTTGGAACTGTAGGAGTGTATGGTAAATATCataacatattttttaaaaattatttgaaACTACCCATTTGAAATTCATGGTCCTGAAATACTTGCTCCCtagacaccctccccccccctacccaaaaCCTTTCCATATGGGTCAATGATGATTTGATATCACATTCTGATAGTATCCTTTGAAATTTATTTTTCCCCACCGTCAGAGGAACTTTGCATTGGGAGGGTAATTATCTTTTTTGTGataggatactttttttttttctgtatcatgcagatatatgctttttatatataaaaacataaggaAATTTTTCACAAAAGACATGAAATTTCATACATACTTAAGAATGGGCAAGtgaatgtattttgtatatgcacattcatgcatgcacgtgcacacatcacatgcacacatcacatgcacacatcacacgcacacatcacacacacacatcacacgcacacatcacacgcacacatcacacgcacacatcacacgcacacatcacacgcacacatcacacgcacacatcacacgcacacatcacacgcacacatcacacgcacacatcacacgcacacatcacacgcacacatcacacatcacgcacacatcacacatcacacacacacacacacacacacacacacacacacacacacacacacacacacacacacacacacacacacacactctcactctcttacacaaacacgcacacacgcacgcacgcacgcacacacgcacacacacacacacacacacacacacacacacacacacacacacacacacacacacacacacacacacacacacacacacacacacacacatacataaaatagaCATATACTATACCAGTGCATTCAAACACATCTAAGATTTTGTTACTATTTTCTGTTGTGCATACAGCAAATTGGCTCTGTTGACCAAGCTTTTGGAAAAATAAACTTATTGAAGATATTATTAATGGATTTTAATTATCACATTTTGAagttagataataaaataattcccCAAGTAAGTAAGTTAGGGATATTAAGATCTTTCCCTGACTGGCCTGTGGAGTAAGTGATGAAATTAAAAACCATTTTCAAAACTAAGGTCTCCCATTAATGATTATTGTAAGGAAGTTGAAGCAAAGACGATAGATACTCACTTCTACAAAAACTGTTCAGATATAAAAGGATGTCTCCTTCATTTTACTGATACACataatttattttgttaataAATAGACTCAGATTAAGAGTTTCTGGTAAGTACATAAGCCATGGAATAGACACTTTCATATTTGGATAGTGATTAAATTACAGAGCCCAACATTACAAAATTACTACTTCAGATTGCATACCCAAAAGTCACAAATAAAATATGAGGTGCAATATGGATTCATCATGGTGAAACTAGATATTTAGAAATGATATTCTCAATATAGTCAACTTTTCCTTTAattaaaatacatatttaaaggACTTTTTCACACTAATCAGAAGTTATGTATGGTCTTGTCAATtaataagacaaaacaaaataaggacatactttttattttgatgtatatttaatttactaaaaaatttcaaaatatgtaattttgttttgttattttggggATCCTGTTGCAAGTAAGTATTTACATACAACATGTTTAGGTCTGAATTGGGAAATCTTTAATAGAATTAGTTTCACTTCCTCATCGATAATTTAATAAGAGCTCTACGTCCTCCAAGGTAGCTATCAGTGCAACCTAAGCTAAGGCAAAAGAAAGTTACATTTTGTAGAAACCCAAAagtgataaaaatggaaatatagaGTAATAGGCGATACTGGAAATTAAATTAATGACATAATTGAAATTATCTTTTCACCTgagaaaatatttttcaaaattctaattatgattttaccaGGAAAAGCTTAAGGACAAATTCTGAGGAAGAAAGTATGTAGACATTTCCCCAAAGCAAtttaaaatataatcaaataaaaaataataatttaccaTGAATGAAACTGCAAAAGGTCTTCTTCTCTGTTGTTCAGGACAACCCATATCATATTTTACAAGAGCTATGTGTGTCACTTTACTTGTAAGTCTTAGGAGTGACAACATAACGGCATATTTTGTACAGTGAGAGAAGTATTTccgaaaaagaaatgaatactTCAGTGATTCAGTATAATAACACTATCATTAAAATGTTCTGATATTGAAAGATTTGTTTTGCAAACTACCAACTAGTGAAACTTGATTATTAACAATGTAAATTTAAATTAGAAAGGAGAAATATAATATGACAATCTGTTAGTTGATTTCTGTAGGTGACAGGAAAAAGAAATTTAAGTTagaatgtttaaaacattaagaAAGTGATTTAGCCATGTTCGCCCTTGtacaaacatttataaatattttttgaagCAATTAAATAAGTGTAACCTTCTGATAAAGATATTTGAAGTATTAGTGTATGGTTTCTTTTATCTTAGTTGTCCTTTTAAGCTTTCCTATCATTCTATCTTTAAAAGAGAAAATACTTAAAGCTGCACCTATATCAAAATTTGAAAAAATGGGAATTAAGTATCATCATtctaaagcaaaaacaaaatctaaagcaaaaaaaaaaaatccatgcctGCCAATAAGCCCctaaatatctttttcttttaattacacAGATATCTAAATTTCTATTGAATACATTCTGGAAACGATCTTTGTCTCTTCTTAGACATTTGATTGTATGCATTTCCCTCCTTTCACACTTCATAAAGAGTAGTAACTGGTCATAACAGACTTTTCTACTATTCTGAGTAgctttccattcatatatatatggactgaagTGTAaactcattcatacatacaaaaacaatatatatatgtgaaagccACGTATCTGAGTATAAATAAGACATCAGCAAGCCTTTATCATAATACCTAGATTTTAAGACCAAATGATCCTCCTGTCCTGtcagaaacaaaccaaaaaattaTGGGAAAATATGAAGGGGACAGACACTGGTAATCAGTCATCAAAGAGATAGAAAATGTTGATATACATAATAATGCCTTATGCaaacatatttgtattcatatcaaAATGATACTCTGTGCTGGAAGTTAAACTATGACTTCTCTTCAAAGTTAAAAGCAACTGGTGAGTGTTTCCTGTCTCTGTAATGTTAAGTTCCTAACTGAAAGTTTATAAAGGTGTAATGGTATTCATAACTTTCAGGATATTCAACATATGTGTACTAGCATTAGtgggatagacagataagcagacagacagacatagaaaacaatagatagataaatagatgaagatataaacagataaaagatatGTAAGTCTGTCTGTACCTCAGTGTTCAAAATTGGGTGGAAATGAGATCCAGAAAtttgaatattaatttattttcaaagAAAAGTAATAGAGAACAATA belongs to Penaeus chinensis breed Huanghai No. 1 chromosome 4, ASM1920278v2, whole genome shotgun sequence and includes:
- the LOC125025118 gene encoding ribonuclease H1-like, translated to MLGIRAFKSLHRVVSSLSSLRLHIEMPFYAVAKGKKPGVYATWPECQAQVTGFLGARYKKFATMTEAEEFIKGSSSSNVIDNRQASSPVTSNKIDIRSSAASAREKVKQKSLNVNTAFAKNDNNNDDGRLSPTLVQMKQDMKRLQKELSDLRSKFDEYVAEKSRGSGFTSQTQGFHTSAVVPGKRKREKSREEVIDLDLDEPSTSIRKTDFTDSRSDNTKFVTDNDGFLIVFTDGACESNGRVGAKAGVGVYFGRNHPLNVAEPVRGRPTNNTAEIQAATYALELAHASGFDKVAIHTDSQFMINCMTSWLKSWKRNNWKKKDGEQVKNKDDLMDLDKASEGLMVKWVHVKGHSGNVGNEEADRLAREGAKLYKQDQQY